A part of Macrobrachium nipponense isolate FS-2020 chromosome 26, ASM1510439v2, whole genome shotgun sequence genomic DNA contains:
- the LOC135199741 gene encoding serine-aspartate repeat-containing protein I-like produces the protein MKRTKRAFLSPVAVMEPQVTSRVPSPPPEEDKEAATTRILLAMQEQISSLVGVLSKDPPRRKDTSLPIKRSSRRLEVPPPKFVSSDRRYVKKVEGVSERPPSMRTFPLASKQVAPPCDWSSSDQEEPTRKREALSRHKVPSWQEEPVRHEAPARSEEPARSQESARHKAPARSQELARCEALARSEEPVRCDAPARSEESTRRKAPVRSEDPTKSEEPARRGAPARSEEPARRVAPTRSEEPARRVAPTRSEEPIRSQEPARLVRRKVSECQTLGQRASMSISSSPDRSPSPTERRRSWKDLSSKRERSPSSDLLLEDVSEDESPANEGLSNYKTLTTLLLQEYGDLLSPAAPPSPRSLFSSTRTSKSSSFLKMRPAISMKKALQSLD, from the coding sequence ATGAAGAGAACaaagagagccttcttgtctcCCGTAGCTGTCATGGAGCCACAAGTTACTTCCAGagttccttcccctcctcccgaggAGGATAAGGAGGCGGCTACCACGAGGATCCTCCTGGCCATGCAGGAGCAGATCTCCTCTTTAGTTGGAGTGCTCTCAAAGGATCCTCCCCGTAGGAAGGACACTTCCCTTCCGATCAAGAGGTCCTCTCGGCGCTTAGAGGTTCCTCCCCCCAAGTTCGTTTCTTCAGATCGACGGTATGTCAAGAAAGTTGAAGGTGTGTCTGAACGCCCTCCTTCTATGAGGACGTTTCCTCTTGCCAGTAAACAAGTAGCTCCTCCTTGTGATTGGTCCTCTTCAGATCAAGAGGAGCCTACCAGGAAGCGCGAGGCGCTCTCCAGGCACAAAGTGCCTTCCTGGCAGGAGGAGCCAGTCAGGcacgaggcaccagccaggagcgaggagccagccaggagccaggagtcagccAGGCACAAGgcaccagccaggagccaggagctaGCCAGGTGCGAGGCACTAGCCAGGAGCGAGGAGCCGGTCAGGTGTGACGCaccagccaggagcgaggagtcaaccagacgcaaggctccagtcAGGAGCGAGGACCCAACCAAGAGCGAGGAGCCAGCAAGGCGAGGGGCtccagccaggagcgaggagccagccaggcgtgtggcgccaaccaggagcgaagagccagccaggcgcgtggcgccaaccaggagcgaggagccaatcaggagccAGGAGCCTGCTAGGCTTGTAAGAAGGAAAGTTTCTGAATGTCAAACTTTGGGGCAAAGAGCTTCGATGTCGATTAGCTCTTCCCCAGATAGAAGCCCTTCCCCTACAGAACgaaggaggtcttggaaagacttaTCCTCCAAAAGGGAACGCTCTCCCTCATCCGATCTCTTACTAGAAGATGTGTCGGAAGACGAGTCTCCTGCAAATGAAGGTCTTTCTAACTACAAGACTTTAACCACCTTATTGCTTCAGGAGTACGGAGATTTGCTtagtcctgccgctcctccttctcctcgttcgctttTCTCCAGTACTAGAACATCAAAGTCCTCTTCCTTTTTGAAAATGAGACCGGctatttctatgaagaaggccctccagtctCTCGATTAA